From Solidesulfovibrio carbinoliphilus subsp. oakridgensis, the proteins below share one genomic window:
- the kdpB gene encoding potassium-transporting ATPase subunit KdpB: MSKNTKRPLFDPAIVRQAGIDCLRKLAPARQARNPVMFTVYVGSLLTTLLAVQSALGHGEAPFGFVAGVAAWLWATVLFANFAEAMAEGRGKAQAAALRGLRRDVAARKLAAPRRDAVWNEVPASSLGRGDLVLVEAGDTIPSDGEIVEGIASVDESAITGESAPVIREGGGDRSAVTGGTRLLSDWLVVRVAADAGETFLDRMISLVEGAKRRKTPNEIALNILLASLTLIFLVVCVTLRPMSAYAVAASGQGQAVTITALAALFVCLAPTTIGGLLSAIGIAGMDRLIQAGVIATSGRAVEAAGDVDVLLLDKTGTITLGNRQAAAFLPARGVSERQLAEVAQLASLADETPEGRSIVVLAKERFGIRGHDLGALGADFVPFTAQTRLSGVDLPGRAIRKGAADAVKALAEAAGHRLSEEIEGAIHEVAKSGGTPLVVAENGRPLGVVWLKDIVKGGIRERFAELRAMGIKTIMVTGDNPLTAAAIAAEAGVDDFLAEATPEAKLSRIRQYQAEGKMVAMTGDGTNDAPALAQADVGVAMNSGTQAAKEAGNMVDLDSNPTKLLEVVAIGKQLLMTRGSLTTFSIANDIAKYFAIIPAVFVGIYPQLAVLDVMGLATPKSAVLSAVVFNALIIVFLIPLALKGVKYVPVPAATALRRNLLLYGLGGLAVPFVGIKCIDLVIAALGWA, from the coding sequence ATGTCCAAGAATACCAAACGTCCGCTGTTCGATCCCGCCATCGTCCGCCAGGCCGGCATCGATTGCCTGCGCAAGCTCGCTCCGGCCCGGCAAGCCAGGAATCCCGTCATGTTCACCGTGTATGTCGGCAGCCTCCTGACCACGCTGCTGGCCGTCCAGTCGGCCCTGGGCCACGGGGAGGCTCCCTTCGGTTTCGTGGCCGGCGTTGCAGCCTGGCTCTGGGCCACGGTGCTTTTCGCCAACTTCGCCGAAGCCATGGCCGAGGGGCGGGGCAAGGCGCAAGCCGCCGCCCTTCGCGGCCTGCGCCGGGACGTGGCCGCCAGGAAACTGGCCGCGCCGCGCCGGGACGCCGTCTGGAACGAGGTCCCGGCCAGCAGCCTGGGACGGGGCGATCTGGTCCTGGTGGAAGCCGGGGACACCATTCCTTCCGACGGCGAGATCGTGGAGGGCATCGCCTCGGTGGACGAGTCCGCCATCACGGGCGAGAGCGCCCCGGTCATCCGCGAGGGCGGCGGCGATCGCAGCGCCGTCACCGGCGGCACGCGGCTGCTCTCGGACTGGCTGGTGGTCCGGGTGGCGGCCGATGCCGGCGAAACGTTTCTCGACCGCATGATTTCGCTGGTGGAAGGGGCCAAACGCCGCAAGACGCCGAACGAAATCGCCCTCAATATCCTGCTCGCCTCCCTGACCCTGATCTTTCTCGTGGTCTGCGTGACACTTCGGCCCATGTCGGCCTATGCCGTGGCCGCCTCCGGCCAGGGCCAGGCCGTGACCATCACCGCCCTGGCCGCGCTTTTCGTCTGCCTGGCCCCGACCACCATCGGCGGCCTCCTTTCGGCCATCGGCATCGCCGGCATGGACCGGCTGATCCAGGCCGGCGTCATCGCCACTTCGGGCCGGGCCGTGGAAGCCGCCGGCGATGTGGACGTGCTGCTCCTCGACAAAACCGGCACCATCACCCTTGGCAACCGGCAGGCCGCCGCCTTTTTGCCGGCCAGGGGCGTAAGCGAGCGGCAGCTGGCCGAGGTGGCCCAGCTTGCGTCCCTGGCCGACGAGACGCCCGAGGGCCGTTCCATCGTGGTCCTGGCCAAGGAGCGCTTCGGCATCCGTGGCCACGACCTGGGGGCGCTTGGCGCCGACTTTGTGCCGTTTACGGCCCAGACACGGCTGTCCGGCGTGGACCTGCCGGGACGGGCCATCCGCAAGGGCGCGGCCGATGCCGTCAAGGCCCTGGCCGAGGCCGCGGGCCACCGGCTGTCCGAGGAGATCGAGGGCGCCATCCACGAGGTGGCCAAATCCGGCGGCACGCCGCTGGTGGTGGCCGAAAACGGCCGGCCGCTCGGCGTGGTCTGGCTCAAGGACATCGTCAAGGGCGGCATCCGCGAGCGGTTTGCCGAGCTTCGGGCCATGGGCATCAAGACCATCATGGTCACGGGCGACAATCCGCTGACCGCCGCCGCCATCGCCGCCGAAGCCGGCGTGGACGACTTCCTGGCCGAGGCCACGCCCGAGGCCAAGCTCTCCCGCATCCGCCAGTACCAGGCCGAGGGGAAGATGGTGGCCATGACCGGCGACGGCACCAACGACGCCCCGGCCCTGGCCCAGGCCGACGTCGGCGTGGCCATGAATTCCGGGACCCAGGCGGCCAAGGAGGCCGGGAACATGGTGGACCTCGACTCCAACCCCACCAAGCTCCTGGAAGTGGTGGCCATCGGCAAGCAATTGCTGATGACGCGCGGGTCGCTTACCACCTTTTCCATCGCCAACGACATCGCCAAATACTTCGCCATCATCCCGGCCGTGTTCGTCGGCATCTACCCCCAACTGGCCGTGCTCGACGTCATGGGACTGGCCACGCCCAAATCGGCCGTGCTCTCGGCCGTGGTTTTCAATGCCCTCATCATCGTCTTTCTGATCCCCCTGGCCCTCAAGGGGGTCAAATACGTGCCGGTTCCGGCCGCGACGGCCCTGCGGCGCAATCTTCTCCTCTACGGGCTGGGGGGACTTGCCGTGCCCTTTGTCGGCATCAAATGCATCGACCTCGTTATCGCCGCCCTGGGCTGGGCCTAA
- the kdpC gene encoding potassium-transporting ATPase subunit KdpC: MFTKIYEQLKPSCLMFLWLSVLTGLGYPLVVTVLGTGLYPAQARGSLLRQDGVVLGSACIGQPFSSDRYFWGRPSATAPFPGNAASSSGSNLAPSNPALREAVRDRAAALGKDNPGGEVPMDLVTTSASGLDPHISPQAAAWQVDRVAKARGLSRQVVADLVARHAEGRLWGFWGEPRINVLGLNLALDGLAGSK, translated from the coding sequence ATGTTCACCAAGATTTACGAACAGTTGAAGCCCTCCTGCCTGATGTTCCTGTGGCTAAGCGTCCTGACCGGACTGGGCTATCCCCTGGTCGTGACCGTCCTCGGAACGGGGCTTTATCCCGCCCAGGCCCGGGGTTCCCTCCTGCGCCAAGACGGCGTCGTCCTGGGATCGGCCTGCATCGGCCAACCCTTTTCCTCGGACCGGTACTTTTGGGGACGGCCTTCGGCCACGGCTCCATTTCCAGGCAACGCGGCCAGCTCCTCCGGCTCCAACCTCGCACCCTCCAATCCGGCCCTGCGCGAGGCGGTCAGGGACCGGGCCGCCGCCCTCGGCAAGGACAATCCCGGCGGGGAGGTCCCCATGGATCTGGTCACGACCTCGGCCAGCGGCCTCGATCCCCACATCAGCCCCCAAGCCGCCGCCTGGCAGGTCGACCGGGTCGCCAAGGCCCGGGGACTGTCCCGCCAAGTGGTGGCCGATCTCGTCGCCCGTCACGCCGAGGGCCGTCTCTGGGGTTTTTGGGGAGAACCGCGCATAAACGTCCTGGGCCTGAACCTGGCCCTGGATGGCCTGGCCGGCTCGAAGTAG
- a CDS encoding sensor histidine kinase, which translates to MRNEDKRPDPDALLDMVQREEERERRGQLRIFLGMAPGVGKTYAMLEAARLKMAEGIEPLVGVVETHGRQDTEALLYGMAVLPKRPVAYRGHVLSEFDLNAVLARRPALVLVDELAHTNAPGSRHPKRWQDVEELLAHGQNVWTTLNVQHLESLNDIVAQITGVRVRETVPDAVLAKAQSVILVDLPPEDLRQRLKEGKVYLPRQAEWAGENFFRPGNLNALRELALRQTANRVNTEVLVYRKGHAIETTWPTAERILVCVGPSPSSATLVRAAKRMADSLHASWHALFIQQRPEGNPTARALANLHLAQELGAETHVLTGADVARLIVGFARQHNVTRIVIGKPLRRTMLDMFRGSPVDRLVRESGEIDIHVIKGQDSRRPASRNPGVVRKPRGKDLLAALGIVGACTGACFGMYPYFELANLIMVYLVGVMAASVWLSRPASLLTSFASVLAFDFCFVPPRFSFSVTDMAYLVTFAVMFLAALVVSSMASRIKAQADSAVQLERQASELSDFSRSLATTRGAGNLLRVAREHIARVFGCTAFTLLPNPEGKLANAFVSETEETLSDKDVGVAQWVFDNGRPAGLSTQTLAESDALYLPLPGTEAILGVMGLRPDDLATGEALELPDQRRLLEAVVHQTALALDVDRLEEKAKATLVEAEREKLRAALLSTVTHDFKTPLAAIAGSAESLLALGEATTATVRRSLEENIVAEASRLERLVDNLLRIAALESGSVAPDIKPIPIEEVVGSALTRLEGLLVGHEVRLDIPDDLPPIPMDEVLMEQVLINLLENAAKHTPPGTEIRVGAAVRGRQALVTVSDTGPGLPPGDPEKLFERFQRGDRASAAGYGLGLAICRAVVKAHGGTITADQTGGQTGAAFTITLPLHEHEQENHPHR; encoded by the coding sequence ATGCGCAACGAGGACAAACGCCCCGACCCGGATGCCCTGCTGGACATGGTGCAGCGCGAAGAGGAACGCGAGCGCCGTGGGCAGTTGCGCATCTTTCTCGGCATGGCCCCTGGCGTCGGCAAGACCTACGCCATGCTGGAAGCCGCACGCCTCAAGATGGCCGAAGGCATCGAACCGCTGGTCGGCGTCGTGGAGACCCATGGCCGCCAGGACACCGAGGCCCTTTTGTACGGCATGGCCGTGTTGCCCAAACGGCCTGTCGCGTACCGGGGGCATGTCCTTTCCGAGTTCGACCTGAATGCCGTCCTGGCCAGGCGTCCCGCCCTGGTCCTGGTCGACGAACTGGCCCACACCAACGCCCCCGGCTCCCGTCACCCCAAGCGGTGGCAGGATGTGGAAGAGCTGCTTGCGCATGGCCAAAACGTCTGGACGACGCTCAACGTCCAGCATCTGGAAAGCCTAAACGACATCGTGGCGCAAATCACCGGCGTGCGCGTGCGCGAGACCGTGCCGGACGCCGTCTTGGCCAAGGCCCAGTCCGTCATCCTGGTGGACCTGCCGCCCGAGGACCTGCGCCAGCGCCTGAAGGAAGGCAAGGTCTACCTGCCCCGGCAAGCCGAATGGGCCGGGGAGAACTTCTTCCGCCCGGGAAACCTGAACGCGCTTCGGGAACTGGCCCTGCGCCAGACCGCCAACCGGGTCAACACCGAGGTGCTCGTCTACCGCAAGGGCCATGCCATCGAAACCACCTGGCCCACGGCCGAACGCATCCTGGTCTGCGTCGGGCCCTCGCCCTCCTCGGCGACCCTGGTGCGGGCCGCCAAGCGCATGGCCGACAGCCTGCACGCCTCCTGGCACGCCCTGTTCATCCAGCAGCGGCCGGAAGGAAACCCGACCGCAAGAGCCCTGGCCAATCTGCATCTGGCCCAGGAACTGGGCGCCGAGACCCATGTCCTGACCGGGGCGGACGTGGCCAGGCTCATCGTCGGCTTCGCCAGACAGCACAACGTGACCCGGATCGTCATCGGCAAACCCTTGCGCCGCACCATGCTCGACATGTTCCGGGGCAGCCCGGTCGATCGGCTGGTACGCGAAAGCGGGGAAATCGATATCCACGTCATCAAAGGGCAGGACTCTCGGCGTCCTGCCTCGCGCAATCCCGGCGTCGTCCGAAAGCCCCGAGGCAAAGACCTGCTCGCGGCGCTTGGCATCGTGGGCGCGTGCACCGGGGCCTGCTTCGGCATGTACCCCTATTTCGAACTGGCCAACCTCATCATGGTCTATCTGGTCGGCGTCATGGCCGCCTCGGTCTGGCTGTCCCGGCCTGCCTCGCTCCTGACCTCGTTTGCCAGCGTCCTGGCCTTCGATTTCTGCTTCGTGCCGCCGCGGTTCAGCTTTTCGGTGACGGATATGGCCTATCTGGTCACGTTCGCCGTGATGTTCCTGGCGGCCCTGGTCGTGAGCAGCATGGCTTCCCGCATCAAGGCCCAGGCGGACAGCGCCGTCCAGTTGGAACGGCAGGCTTCGGAGTTGAGCGATTTCTCCCGGAGTCTGGCCACCACGCGCGGGGCCGGCAACCTCCTGCGGGTGGCCCGGGAACATATCGCCCGGGTCTTTGGCTGCACGGCTTTCACCCTGCTGCCGAACCCGGAAGGCAAGCTCGCCAACGCCTTTGTCTCCGAAACCGAGGAAACGCTTTCCGACAAGGATGTCGGCGTGGCCCAGTGGGTTTTCGACAACGGCAGGCCCGCCGGCCTCTCCACCCAGACCCTGGCCGAATCCGATGCCCTTTATCTGCCCCTGCCGGGGACAGAGGCGATTCTCGGCGTCATGGGTCTGCGCCCCGACGACCTGGCGACGGGCGAGGCCCTGGAACTCCCGGATCAACGCCGCCTGCTCGAGGCCGTGGTGCACCAGACGGCCCTGGCCCTGGATGTGGACCGCCTGGAAGAGAAGGCCAAGGCCACGCTGGTGGAGGCGGAACGGGAAAAACTGCGGGCCGCGCTCCTTTCCACCGTCACCCACGATTTCAAGACGCCGCTGGCCGCCATCGCCGGTTCCGCCGAAAGCCTCCTGGCCCTTGGCGAGGCCACGACAGCGACCGTCCGCCGTTCCCTGGAGGAAAATATCGTCGCCGAGGCTTCCCGCCTGGAACGGCTGGTGGACAATCTGCTGCGCATCGCCGCCCTGGAGTCCGGTTCCGTGGCGCCCGACATCAAGCCCATCCCCATCGAGGAAGTGGTGGGGAGCGCGCTGACCCGCCTGGAGGGACTGCTCGTCGGGCACGAGGTTCGCCTCGACATCCCGGATGACCTGCCGCCGATTCCCATGGACGAAGTCCTCATGGAACAGGTACTCATCAACCTGCTGGAAAACGCGGCCAAGCACACGCCGCCGGGGACGGAGATACGCGTTGGCGCAGCCGTGCGCGGCCGTCAGGCCCTTGTCACGGTCAGCGACACCGGTCCCGGCCTGCCCCCGGGCGACCCGGAAAAACTTTTCGAGCGCTTCCAGCGGGGCGACCGGGCGAGCGCCGCCGGCTATGGCCTGGGCCTGGCCATCTGCCGCGCCGTGGTCAAGGCGCACGGGGGCACGATCACGGCGGATCAGACCGGCGGGCAGACCGGAGCCGCATTCACCATCACCCTCCCTCTCCATGAGCACGAGCAAGAAAACCATCCTCATCGTTGA
- a CDS encoding response regulator produces MSTSKKTILIVDDEPPIRRFLSPFLEAEGYAVIEAGSGHEALSLIASHGPDVILLDLGLPDMDGEELLRTLPVWLRAKVIVLSVRSRERDKVTALDLGASDYLTKPFSLGELAARIRVCLRRGGSDGESPPSRYTFGELSLDLEAHVASLKGEDLHLTPTEFKLLAYLARHAGKVVTHSQLLREVWGKQSQGQEHYVRIHIHKLRQKIESDPARPRYLHTETGIGYRLVD; encoded by the coding sequence ATGAGCACGAGCAAGAAAACCATCCTCATCGTTGACGACGAACCGCCCATCCGTCGTTTTCTGTCCCCCTTCCTGGAAGCCGAGGGGTACGCGGTCATCGAGGCCGGCTCGGGGCATGAGGCGCTTTCCCTGATCGCCTCCCACGGGCCGGACGTCATCCTTCTCGATCTGGGGCTGCCGGACATGGACGGCGAGGAGCTCTTGCGCACGCTGCCCGTGTGGCTTCGCGCCAAGGTCATCGTCCTGTCCGTCCGGTCGCGGGAGCGGGACAAGGTGACGGCTCTGGACCTCGGCGCTTCCGATTATCTCACCAAGCCCTTCAGCCTGGGCGAGCTGGCCGCGAGAATCCGGGTTTGCCTGCGGCGGGGAGGGAGCGACGGGGAGTCGCCGCCTTCCCGTTATACGTTCGGGGAACTGAGCCTCGACCTGGAGGCCCATGTGGCAAGCCTCAAGGGAGAGGACCTCCATCTGACTCCGACGGAGTTCAAGCTTCTGGCCTATCTGGCCCGCCATGCCGGCAAGGTGGTCACCCACAGCCAGCTGCTGCGGGAAGTCTGGGGGAAACAGAGCCAAGGGCAGGAACATTACGTCCGCATCCACATCCATAAGCTGCGGCAGAAAATTGAATCGGACCCGGCCCGCCCCCGCTATTTGCACACGGAAACAGGCATCGGGTATCGGCTCGTGGACTGA
- the murA gene encoding UDP-N-acetylglucosamine 1-carboxyvinyltransferase — MDTLLIRGGKPLRGTVRISGSKNAALPILLAAPLLTRQAVIENVPRLRDIHTTLKLLDILGCPSTFTDNTVTLEPSKSLSAEAPYDLVRTMRASVLVLGPLLARTGQARVALPGGCAIGARPVDLHLTALEKMGATFNLEAGYIEGRCDGLTGAHITFDFPTVGGTENLIMAASLASGVTVLENAAREPEVADLADFLNAMGARITGHGTSVITIEGVPHLGGGSYSVMPDRIEAATYMMAAAITDGELRLECCPYMELDAVVSKLREMGVHFEATNAGVLVRRGEQLIGVDVATQPYPGFPTDVQAQIMALMCVAMGAGSIRETIFENRFMHVQELVRLGAQIRISAQNAFIRGVKGLTGAPVMASDLRASASLVLAGLAARGETLIQRVYHLDRGYEAVEVKLRNVGADIARLA; from the coding sequence ATGGATACTCTCCTCATCCGGGGCGGTAAACCCCTTCGTGGCACCGTCCGCATCAGCGGCTCCAAAAACGCCGCCCTGCCCATTCTGCTCGCCGCCCCGCTTCTGACCAGGCAGGCGGTCATCGAGAACGTCCCCAGACTCCGCGACATCCATACCACGCTCAAACTTCTCGATATCCTCGGCTGCCCCTCGACCTTCACGGACAACACCGTCACCCTGGAGCCGAGCAAAAGCCTGAGTGCCGAGGCCCCCTACGACCTGGTGCGCACCATGCGGGCCTCTGTCCTGGTCCTGGGGCCGCTTTTGGCCCGCACCGGCCAGGCCCGGGTGGCCCTGCCCGGCGGCTGCGCCATCGGGGCCCGGCCCGTGGATCTGCACCTGACGGCCCTGGAAAAGATGGGCGCGACCTTCAACCTGGAGGCCGGCTACATCGAGGGCCGTTGCGACGGCCTTACCGGCGCGCACATCACCTTCGACTTTCCGACCGTCGGCGGCACGGAAAACCTCATTATGGCCGCGAGCCTGGCGAGTGGCGTCACGGTTCTCGAAAACGCGGCCCGCGAGCCCGAGGTGGCCGACCTGGCCGATTTCCTGAACGCCATGGGGGCCAGGATCACGGGCCACGGCACCTCGGTCATCACCATCGAGGGCGTGCCGCACCTCGGCGGCGGCAGCTACTCCGTTATGCCCGACCGGATCGAGGCGGCCACCTACATGATGGCCGCGGCCATCACCGACGGCGAACTGCGGCTCGAATGCTGCCCGTACATGGAACTCGACGCCGTGGTCTCGAAGCTGCGGGAAATGGGCGTCCATTTCGAGGCCACCAACGCCGGGGTGCTGGTGCGCCGGGGCGAGCAGCTCATCGGCGTGGACGTGGCCACCCAGCCCTATCCCGGCTTTCCCACCGACGTGCAGGCCCAGATCATGGCCCTTATGTGCGTGGCCATGGGCGCGGGGTCGATCCGCGAAACCATTTTCGAAAACCGCTTCATGCATGTCCAGGAGCTGGTGCGCCTGGGCGCGCAGATCCGCATCTCCGCGCAAAACGCGTTTATTCGAGGCGTCAAGGGGCTCACCGGCGCGCCGGTGATGGCCTCGGACCTGCGGGCCAGCGCTTCGCTGGTCCTGGCGGGTCTGGCGGCCCGGGGGGAGACGCTCATCCAGCGCGTCTACCACCTGGACCGGGGCTACGAGGCCGTGGAAGTCAAACTGCGTAACGTCGGGGCGGACATCGCACGCCTCGCCTGA
- the nifS gene encoding cysteine desulfurase NifS, protein MKPVYLDNNATTMVAPEVLEEMLPFFGELYGNPSSMHTFGGQVGIRLKQARTDIAEVLGCRADELIFTSCGSEGDNTAILSALAAQPEKRHLITTRVEHPAVLSLAKHLEEKGYEVTLLGVDESGRLDIEELKGAIRKDTALVSVMYANNETGTIFPIPEIAALCKARGVLFHTDAVQAVGKVDIDLEKLPVDMLVLSGHKLHAPKGVGVLYVRRGTPFRPFLIGGHQERGRRAGTENTAGIIGLATAMKLAKANMASENSTVKALRDRLESGLLASIPHSQINGDIGHRLPNTSSIAFKFVEGEAILLMLDQYGICASSGSACTSGSLEPSHVLRAMGVPFTFAHGSIRFSLSRYTTDAEIDLVLDKLPGIIETLRRMSPFTEESMPKPACTC, encoded by the coding sequence ATGAAGCCGGTCTATCTCGACAACAACGCCACCACCATGGTGGCTCCGGAAGTCCTGGAAGAGATGCTGCCCTTTTTCGGGGAGCTTTACGGCAATCCGTCGAGCATGCACACCTTTGGCGGCCAGGTCGGCATCCGGCTCAAACAGGCCCGGACCGACATCGCCGAGGTGCTCGGCTGCCGGGCCGACGAACTGATATTCACTTCCTGCGGCTCCGAGGGCGACAACACGGCCATTTTGAGCGCCCTGGCCGCCCAGCCGGAAAAGCGCCACCTGATCACCACCCGGGTGGAACACCCGGCGGTCCTCAGCCTGGCCAAGCATCTGGAGGAGAAGGGCTACGAAGTCACCCTGCTCGGGGTGGACGAGTCCGGCCGGCTCGACATCGAGGAGCTCAAAGGCGCCATCCGCAAGGACACGGCGCTTGTCTCCGTCATGTACGCCAACAACGAGACCGGCACGATCTTCCCCATCCCGGAGATCGCGGCCCTGTGCAAGGCCCGCGGCGTCCTTTTCCACACCGACGCGGTCCAGGCCGTCGGCAAGGTGGACATCGATCTGGAAAAGCTTCCGGTCGACATGCTGGTCCTTTCCGGCCACAAACTCCATGCCCCCAAGGGCGTTGGCGTCCTCTACGTGCGCCGAGGCACGCCGTTTCGGCCGTTTCTGATCGGCGGCCACCAGGAGCGGGGCCGTCGGGCCGGCACGGAAAATACCGCCGGCATCATCGGCCTGGCCACGGCCATGAAGCTGGCCAAGGCGAACATGGCCAGCGAGAATTCCACGGTCAAGGCCCTGCGCGACCGACTGGAATCGGGACTTCTGGCCAGTATCCCCCACAGCCAGATCAACGGCGACATCGGCCACCGGCTGCCCAACACTTCGAGCATCGCCTTCAAGTTCGTGGAAGGGGAGGCCATCCTCCTCATGCTCGACCAGTACGGCATCTGCGCCAGTTCGGGCTCGGCCTGCACCTCGGGGAGCCTCGAGCCGTCCCATGTGCTGCGGGCCATGGGCGTGCCCTTCACCTTTGCCCACGGCTCGATCCGGTTCAGCCTCTCGCGGTATACGACGGACGCCGAGATCGACCTGGTCCTCGACAAGCTGCCGGGCATCATCGAGACCCTGCGCCGCATGTCGCCCTTTACCGAGGAATCCATGCCCAAGCCCGCCTGCACCTGTTAG
- the nifU gene encoding Fe-S cluster assembly protein NifU: MWEYTDKVRDHFLHPRNVGSLEGANAVGEVGSLACGDALKLFLKINDAGVIEDATFQTFGCASAIASSSVLTELLKGKTIAEAKALTNKDIAEFLGGLPKEKMHCSVMGQEALEAALANYLGEKVPQAEPEGELVCKCFGVYDGQIRRAIRENKLTSVEEITDFTKAGGGCGDCQERLQAILDEELGQAAPAAAATEAQAGKNLTNLERMKLVTKVMEEEIRPNLKKDGGDIELVDIDGHTVVVSLRGACKGCPKSNLTLTEFVQNRLRELVEPEIVVKEAGR, translated from the coding sequence ATGTGGGAATACACCGATAAGGTCAGGGACCATTTTTTACATCCCCGCAACGTGGGGAGCCTCGAGGGCGCCAATGCGGTGGGCGAGGTGGGGTCGCTTGCCTGCGGCGATGCGCTCAAATTGTTTCTCAAAATCAACGACGCCGGCGTCATCGAGGACGCGACCTTCCAGACCTTCGGCTGTGCCTCGGCCATTGCCTCGAGTTCGGTCCTGACCGAACTCCTCAAGGGCAAGACCATCGCGGAAGCCAAGGCGCTCACCAACAAGGATATCGCGGAATTCCTGGGCGGGCTGCCCAAGGAGAAGATGCACTGCTCGGTCATGGGCCAGGAGGCCCTGGAAGCGGCCCTGGCCAATTACCTGGGCGAGAAGGTCCCCCAGGCCGAGCCCGAAGGCGAACTGGTGTGCAAGTGCTTTGGCGTCTACGACGGCCAGATCCGCCGGGCCATCCGGGAAAACAAGCTCACGAGCGTCGAGGAGATCACGGACTTCACCAAGGCCGGCGGCGGCTGCGGCGATTGCCAGGAACGCCTGCAAGCCATCCTCGACGAGGAACTGGGCCAGGCCGCGCCGGCCGCCGCCGCTACCGAGGCCCAGGCCGGGAAAAATCTCACTAACCTGGAGCGCATGAAGCTCGTCACCAAGGTCATGGAGGAGGAGATCCGGCCCAACCTCAAAAAGGACGGTGGCGACATCGAACTGGTGGACATCGACGGCCACACGGTCGTCGTCTCCCTGCGCGGGGCCTGCAAGGGCTGCCCCAAGAGCAACCTGACCCTGACCGAATTCGTCCAAAACAGACTGCGGGAACTGGTGGAGCCGGAGATCGTGGTCAAGGAGGCGGGCCGATGA
- the crcB gene encoding fluoride efflux transporter CrcB, which produces MWEKIGLIALAGSAGTLARYWLSGLVYDVFGRDFPWGTAVVNILGCFLFGLVFELGEDRMLLRTEARAVILTGFMGAFTTFSTFIFESAGFLEDGRYLPALANVAFQTVLGFAALFAGLMLGRML; this is translated from the coding sequence ATGTGGGAAAAAATCGGGCTCATCGCCCTGGCCGGCTCGGCCGGCACCCTGGCCCGCTACTGGCTCTCGGGGTTGGTCTACGACGTGTTCGGCCGGGATTTCCCCTGGGGCACGGCCGTGGTCAACATCCTCGGCTGTTTTCTCTTCGGCCTGGTCTTCGAGCTTGGCGAGGATCGGATGCTTTTGCGCACCGAGGCCCGGGCCGTGATCCTGACGGGATTCATGGGCGCCTTCACCACGTTTTCCACCTTCATTTTCGAAAGCGCCGGGTTTCTGGAAGACGGCCGCTATCTGCCGGCCCTGGCCAATGTGGCCTTCCAGACCGTCCTCGGCTTTGCCGCCCTTTTCGCCGGGCTCATGCTCGGCCGGATGCTGTAG